Proteins encoded in a region of the Paenibacillus sp. E222 genome:
- a CDS encoding TetR/AcrR family transcriptional regulator has product MSRPREFDVDRVLHQSMEVFWNQGFKATSYEDLTRTTGVKKQSLYCVYKDKRSLFLKALALYREQVIAKLKEIEALDSSPGDKLDALRYSLLDGEKGCQGCLLVNASLEFGTDDEQVTREAELMAEEIQLILEKIISSGQKQQLISNRFTSIELASYLYNTILGVRVMEKSGSSREQIETVLRTSFGMIMS; this is encoded by the coding sequence ATGAGCAGACCAAGAGAATTTGATGTCGATCGTGTATTACACCAGTCTATGGAAGTGTTCTGGAATCAAGGCTTCAAAGCAACTTCTTATGAGGACCTTACGCGTACTACAGGAGTCAAAAAGCAAAGTTTATACTGTGTTTATAAAGACAAACGATCGTTGTTCCTGAAGGCGTTGGCACTCTACCGTGAACAGGTCATAGCGAAACTGAAGGAGATTGAAGCGCTGGATTCGTCACCCGGTGATAAACTGGATGCCTTACGGTATTCACTTTTAGATGGTGAAAAAGGCTGCCAAGGGTGTCTACTTGTGAATGCATCACTCGAATTCGGAACAGATGACGAGCAGGTCACACGCGAAGCTGAGCTCATGGCAGAAGAGATTCAACTGATATTAGAGAAAATCATAAGCAGTGGCCAGAAACAGCAGTTAATTTCCAACCGGTTTACGAGTATAGAGCTTGCATCTTATCTATATAACACCATTCTTGGTGTGAGAGTTATGGAGAAATCAGGTTCATCCCGTGAACAGATCGAGACGGTTCTGCGTACTTCATTTGGCATGATCATGTCTTGA
- a CDS encoding NADH:flavin oxidoreductase, with the protein MNYSQSVEALFQPIELGHLKLSNRIVMAPMTRQFSPDGIPGSNVAGYYRRRAENAVGLIVTEGTIINHPDASNQANVPHFYGEAAMNGWAHVVSEVHEAGGRIIPQIWHMGAKGHVNDYSEAEIATIVQEFAKAASEAKRVGFDGVEIHGAHGYLIDQFLYEKTNSRTDRYGGDMMARTRFAVEVIEACREVVGPEFPIVLRLSQWKTDDYQAKLAETPELLEQLLAPLVQAGVDIFHCSTRRFWEPEFEGSDLNFAGWTKKLTGKPTITVGSIGLDGDFTSLFTEGKGASNVGIDGLVQRLQNNEFDLVAVGRALLVDPEWAKKIQDGRTDDLVPFTREAMTVLT; encoded by the coding sequence ATGAATTATTCTCAATCCGTAGAAGCATTGTTCCAACCTATAGAGTTAGGTCACCTGAAGTTATCCAATCGAATCGTAATGGCGCCGATGACGCGTCAGTTTTCTCCGGACGGTATCCCGGGTTCGAATGTTGCGGGCTATTACCGCCGCAGGGCAGAGAACGCAGTGGGGCTTATTGTAACGGAAGGGACAATAATTAATCACCCGGATGCATCCAATCAAGCCAATGTACCGCACTTTTATGGGGAAGCTGCAATGAATGGCTGGGCACATGTTGTATCTGAAGTACACGAAGCTGGCGGTCGAATTATTCCACAGATCTGGCATATGGGAGCCAAAGGTCATGTTAATGATTATTCGGAAGCTGAGATTGCTACAATCGTTCAGGAATTCGCAAAAGCAGCCTCGGAAGCGAAACGTGTTGGGTTCGATGGTGTTGAAATCCATGGAGCACACGGCTATCTGATCGACCAATTCCTGTATGAGAAAACCAACTCTCGTACGGATCGTTATGGTGGAGATATGATGGCTCGCACACGTTTTGCAGTTGAAGTGATCGAGGCTTGCCGTGAAGTAGTGGGACCGGAATTCCCGATTGTACTGCGTTTATCTCAGTGGAAAACAGATGATTATCAGGCTAAATTGGCTGAAACACCGGAATTACTGGAGCAGCTTCTCGCACCGTTGGTTCAAGCTGGAGTCGATATCTTCCACTGTTCCACACGCCGTTTCTGGGAGCCGGAATTCGAAGGATCTGATCTGAATTTTGCTGGATGGACCAAAAAACTGACTGGCAAACCGACAATCACCGTTGGATCGATTGGTCTTGATGGTGACTTTACAAGTCTGTTCACAGAGGGTAAAGGCGCAAGTAACGTCGGTATCGATGGATTGGTACAGCGACTTCAGAATAATGAGTTTGATCTGGTTGCTGTAGGACGTGCTCTTCTGGTCGACCCTGAATGGGCTAAGAAAATTCAAGATGGACGTACCGATGATCTGGTTCCATTTACAAGAGAAGCGATGACTGTACTTACTTAA
- a CDS encoding D-isomer specific 2-hydroxyacid dehydrogenase family protein, which yields MKILIVGYFNETSKSNIARCFPQEWKVVVVPPGEEMLHHIEDCHVIIPEHIKIDHSLLSIAKKLKLVQTGAGFDNVDVPTCTQFGIWVANAAGVNAQAVAEHVMALMLSYYKNIPFLDSFMKNKMDENQLDYTGSELKGKTMGIIGLGAIGKKVAAFCRVFDMNVLAYARDANAQSDDSVKMADFDTLISTSDIVSVHVPLNQQTKQLINKAAFKKMKNTTLFINTSRGGIVNERDLIDALKNGDISGACLDVFESEPLPINSELRNLSNVILTPHTAGMPDGRKFHEKRYDFFIKNIKRVENGEEPESKLNQLL from the coding sequence ATGAAGATTCTAATAGTTGGCTATTTTAACGAGACCTCAAAATCAAATATTGCGAGGTGTTTTCCGCAAGAATGGAAGGTTGTAGTTGTCCCGCCCGGAGAAGAAATGCTGCATCATATCGAAGATTGCCATGTAATCATCCCTGAACATATTAAAATAGATCACAGCCTGCTTTCTATCGCAAAAAAATTAAAATTGGTACAGACGGGTGCAGGGTTTGATAATGTAGATGTCCCTACTTGTACACAATTCGGCATTTGGGTGGCCAATGCTGCAGGAGTGAATGCACAGGCAGTGGCCGAGCACGTAATGGCACTGATGTTATCATACTATAAAAACATACCGTTTCTTGATTCTTTCATGAAAAACAAGATGGATGAAAATCAATTGGACTATACAGGGAGTGAATTAAAAGGCAAAACGATGGGGATTATCGGTTTGGGCGCTATCGGAAAAAAAGTAGCTGCGTTTTGCAGGGTCTTTGATATGAATGTGCTGGCTTATGCGAGAGATGCCAATGCACAATCGGACGATTCTGTGAAAATGGCGGATTTCGATACTCTTATTAGCACATCTGACATAGTCAGTGTACATGTACCCTTGAATCAACAAACCAAACAGCTGATCAACAAAGCTGCATTCAAGAAAATGAAGAATACCACTCTTTTTATCAATACATCGCGCGGCGGGATTGTCAACGAAAGAGACTTGATTGATGCATTAAAAAACGGGGATATTTCAGGCGCATGCCTGGACGTGTTTGAATCTGAACCACTTCCTATTAATAGTGAGCTCAGGAATCTGAGTAATGTGATACTTACTCCCCATACAGCAGGAATGCCTGATGGTCGAAAATTTCATGAAAAAAGATATGATTTCTTTATCAAGAATATAAAACGTGTAGAAAATGGTGAAGAGCCTGAAAGCAAGCTCAATCAGTTATTATAG
- a CDS encoding response regulator transcription factor, which produces MKKILVIDDEIAIRDLIELVLRRENYVVQTAENGKIALQLLDTFGPDLVVLDLMLPDCSGYDLCKEITGKRTVPVIMLSAKNEVIDKVLGLELGAEDYMTKPFDNRELLARIKVILRRNESKEESSEGTEVTSTRIIHEELTFDLESRRVLKNDVPVSLTAKEFKILETLLKRPDKIFTRDELLQIGWGYDFMGDSRSVDMTIMRLRKKLEDNADEPKYVRTIYGFGYQLGGGEA; this is translated from the coding sequence TTGAAGAAAATCCTAGTCATTGATGATGAAATCGCAATTCGAGATTTAATTGAGCTCGTACTGAGAAGAGAAAACTACGTCGTTCAAACGGCTGAAAACGGTAAAATAGCCCTGCAGCTGCTGGATACTTTTGGGCCGGACCTGGTGGTGCTTGACTTGATGCTCCCTGACTGCTCCGGATATGACCTGTGCAAAGAAATAACCGGAAAACGTACCGTTCCTGTGATCATGCTCTCTGCCAAAAATGAGGTAATCGACAAGGTGCTGGGACTAGAGCTAGGGGCGGAAGATTACATGACCAAACCCTTTGATAATCGCGAATTGCTCGCTCGGATCAAAGTGATTCTGAGAAGAAACGAGAGCAAGGAGGAATCAAGTGAAGGAACAGAGGTGACATCTACACGCATCATTCATGAAGAGCTTACTTTTGACCTGGAGAGCCGGAGAGTGCTGAAAAATGATGTTCCCGTCTCTTTAACGGCCAAAGAGTTTAAAATTCTGGAAACGTTACTCAAAAGACCAGACAAAATCTTTACCCGGGATGAACTGCTGCAGATCGGATGGGGATATGACTTTATGGGAGACAGCCGCAGTGTGGATATGACCATCATGCGATTACGGAAGAAGCTGGAGGATAACGCGGACGAACCGAAGTATGTCAGGACGATCTATGGATTTGGCTATCAACTTGGAGGTGGCGAGGCCTGA
- a CDS encoding cell wall metabolism sensor histidine kinase WalK: protein MMEKADLSELSFREVLAQHRSSSGEPQTKEIVRLALEKLKASGKEVRIYDSSKHLLGLAVDGIIINDGKPLIFEKNIDKALSGSYAYTVTEDHLLYFATPIQDQFYENAYVYEFVEDISYFYAIMDQIRYILFVGAGGFIVLITLSSLWIARNTTKPIKILLSAAQSFSRQEFRRVHLKRKDELGMLADGLDSMGRQLHDYIQYQKQFVSNVSHELKTPLAAIRGFSQYLVEGETENKELQKIYAHLLQESDRLTRLINELLLLSRFDKAGANDLEVEKTEMNELIQQVAMNMGAKAKGKGIEIRVSQAEEETDDEGTARVHANVNPMLMSHAIANLMDNAIKYSGSPSLIELRLEHTPSEVVIRICDQGIGIAGDELERVQERFYRAKNASTANGSGLGLSICKEIVERFNGYIDIESQLGKGTTVTIVLPRA, encoded by the coding sequence ATGATGGAGAAGGCAGATCTATCCGAGTTGTCCTTCCGTGAGGTGTTGGCACAGCATAGGTCATCGTCAGGAGAGCCCCAGACCAAGGAAATTGTCAGACTTGCTCTGGAGAAGCTGAAAGCTTCAGGCAAGGAAGTACGTATCTATGACAGCTCCAAGCACTTGCTGGGCTTGGCTGTGGATGGCATCATCATTAATGATGGCAAGCCTCTTATTTTTGAAAAGAATATTGATAAAGCCCTGAGCGGCAGTTACGCCTACACCGTCACGGAAGATCATTTGCTTTATTTTGCGACTCCCATTCAGGATCAATTCTACGAAAACGCTTATGTGTATGAGTTCGTGGAGGACATTTCCTACTTTTATGCGATCATGGATCAAATCCGTTATATCCTGTTTGTAGGTGCAGGCGGATTTATTGTGCTGATTACGTTATCCAGTCTATGGATTGCCCGCAACACAACCAAGCCGATTAAGATACTGCTTAGCGCTGCGCAAAGTTTCTCCAGACAGGAGTTTCGGAGAGTTCATCTCAAACGGAAGGATGAGCTGGGCATGCTGGCAGATGGGCTGGATTCGATGGGGCGACAGCTTCATGATTACATTCAGTACCAGAAACAATTTGTCTCCAACGTCTCTCACGAGTTAAAAACACCCTTGGCAGCCATTCGTGGTTTCTCTCAATACTTGGTGGAAGGGGAGACTGAGAACAAGGAGCTTCAAAAAATCTATGCTCATCTGCTGCAGGAATCGGATCGGCTCACCCGCTTGATTAATGAACTGTTATTACTATCCCGATTCGATAAGGCTGGTGCTAACGATTTGGAAGTCGAGAAGACGGAAATGAACGAACTGATTCAGCAAGTCGCAATGAATATGGGAGCCAAGGCTAAGGGTAAAGGGATAGAGATCAGAGTTAGTCAGGCGGAGGAAGAAACGGATGATGAGGGTACGGCGAGAGTTCATGCCAACGTAAATCCAATGCTGATGTCCCATGCGATCGCCAATCTTATGGACAATGCCATCAAATATTCAGGCAGTCCATCGCTGATCGAATTGAGGTTGGAACATACGCCAAGCGAAGTAGTTATACGGATATGTGATCAAGGCATAGGCATTGCGGGCGATGAGCTGGAGCGAGTGCAGGAACGTTTTTACCGGGCGAAAAATGCAAGCACAGCAAATGGTTCAGGTCTTGGACTTTCCATTTGCAAAGAGATCGTAGAGCGGTTTAATGGATATATCGACATCGAAAGTCAACTGGGAAAAGGGACGACCGTTACAATTGTTTTGCCTCGTGCGTAG